A stretch of the Nicotiana tabacum cultivar K326 chromosome 6, ASM71507v2, whole genome shotgun sequence genome encodes the following:
- the LOC142181903 gene encoding uncharacterized protein LOC142181903, with protein MIEQFTPTLKYTKVLWDFQEQGWVKVNTDGVSRGNPGRSSIGFVLRNEEGDVLYTCGKEIQEGSNSVAEAKAIYEAMKFCVQHDYALIDLHTDSMLLKKALTGEWNPPWVIGTMVEDIRELMNRANVKLSHTLKEGNQLADHIANYALDNGPMECHGFEELDLQGRTLVNSDKLQCPCIRVSVARR; from the coding sequence ATGATAGAGCAATTCACACCAACCCTTAAATACACAAAGGTGCTATGGGATTTCCAAGAACAAGGTTGGGTGAAAGTCAATACAGATGGAGTTTCTAGAGGCAATCCTGGTAGGAGTTCTATTGGTTTTGTTCTAAGAAACGAGGAGGGAGATGTTCTGTATACATGTGGCAAGGAAATACAAGAAGGTTCAAATTCAGTTGCTGAAGCAAAGGCCATTTATGAGGCTATGAAGTTCTGCGTGCAACATGACTATGCTCTGATAGACTTGCACACAGATTCAATGTTATTAAAGAAGGCATTAACTGGAGAATGGAATCCCCCATGGGTAATAGGAACAATGGTGGAGGATATTAGAGAACTAATGAATAGAGCTAATGTAAAATTGTCTCACACCCTCAAAGAAGGCAACCAGTTAGCAGATCACATTGCAAATTATGCACTAGACAATGGCCCTATGGAGTGTCATGGATTTGAGGAGTTGGATTTACAAGGGAGAACGTTGGTGAATTCAGACAAACTACAATGCCCATGTATAAGAGTTTCTGTTGCAAGGAGATAG
- the LOC142181904 gene encoding uncharacterized protein LOC142181904, with the protein MDLIEHQIMWHPRTGSSLFWYDNWTGLGALYFLVPQEFGVNESVHKVWDVIEGGEWNAERLFQILPEEYAEHIIEIIQPPIEQGVLDVPCWMLESRGFFSVRTTWDYLRRRSEPMSACWKIWVKGLPFKIVFFMWKVWRNKLPLDAFFRRLGYLMASKCWCCVEPKEETTQHMFFTSYATNKVWKYYLGYAGIATEGLTLHQAIIKCWTADVVPRLKPIIQALPSVIVCELWKRRNSYKYGDAVTINKVIYQISTTMQSLIKVRKLGVQQVPHRWPDT; encoded by the coding sequence ATGGACTTGATTGAACATCAGATCATGTGGCATCCAAGAACGGGCTCCTCATTATTTTGGTATGACAATTGGACAGGTTTGGGGGCATTGTATTTCTTAGTTCCACAAGAGTTTGGTGTTAATGAATCTGTGCATAAGGTGTGGGATGTGATAGAAGGTGGAGAGTGGAATGCAGAAAGGCTATTTCAAATACTACCTGAGGAATATGCAGAACACATCATAGAGATTATCCAGCCACCTATAGAACAAGGGGTTCTTGATGTACCTTGCTGGATGCTGGAATCTAGAGGTTTCTTTAGTGTTAGGACAACTTGGGACTATTTGAGAAGAAGATCAGAACCAATGTCAGCATGTTGGAAGATATGGGTGAAGGGATTGCCATTCAAAATAGTTTTTTTCATGTGGAAGGTGTGGAGAAATAAGCTACCACTTGATGCTTTTTTCAGAAGACTAGGGTACCTAATGGCATCCAAGTGTTGGTGTTGTGTAGAACCAAAGGAGGAGACAACACAACACATGTTCTTTACCTCATATGCAACAAACAAAGTGTGGAAGTATTACCTTGGATATGCAGGCATTGCAACAGAAGGACTTACATTGCATCAAGCTATTATCAAATGCTGGACTGCAGATGTAGTACCAAGATTGAAACCAATCATCCAAGCCTTGCCATCTGTAATTGTATGTGAATTATGGAAGAGAAGAAATAGTTACAAGTATGGAGATGCAGTCACTATCAATAAAGTGATTTACCAGATATCCACTACTATGCAGTCACTCATCAAGGTAAGGAAACTAGGAGTTCAGCAGGTTCCTCACAGGTGGCCAGACACGTGA
- the LOC142181905 gene encoding uncharacterized protein LOC142181905, with translation MDALIWNIRSVNTQLAFERLIKMHRKNNYEFIGLMEPMQQARTLERYRNIIGFAQAISNVSNKIWVFIDEVFEVTVIYNRVQQLTLRLYHTDSHVEIVLTLVYAKCNAIERIELWDSLYTMESDMNVPWLVGGDFNVIWDEEEKFGGLPIHINEIDDFRHCINTCNLFDLGFKGSIFIWWNDRAEEDCIFKRLDRCVANSEFQQTFPGIDVEHASFKEVVKENWKANFSANPYIIFNHKLKKVKKALSVRSNGTFGDIFLKIANLEEVSLVHEAEFEANPTKLNRQRLQKVQAELIKLLALEEKYWKQKAEISWFKDGDRNTKFFYAKVRGRRKKLQLNRIQNNQGVWIEEDEEIVAEAIKFFEDQFSENTIPTSFHIIDNVPALIDMGQNEDLIKQPTMEEVKAAVFGLNGDSVGGPDGFTVISRVIHERLVGLLPTLISKEQSGFVKGRSIVENILLTQEIVTDMRLRIKVGPNVIMKLDTTKVYDRLSWLFLTKVLRKMGFSERFIGMMFAAEALSRGLNALHLNLYFCGYGLPKWSPKINHLAYADDTIIFSSSDATSLRLIMEVLATYESAFWLLVNKAKSAVYLYHLTDAEVADKVERVTGIKSSVTGTNGHLASWATLCMPQDEGGLGSGLFMMWQKLSFANCGGIIEPSLVFGVLSLAKSTAKS, from the exons ATGGATGCTCTCATTTGGAACATAAGGTCAGTAAACACTCAACTGGCATTTGAAAGGCTGATCAAAATGCATAGAAAGAACAACTATGAGTTTATAGGATTGATGGAACCCATGCAACAAGCTAGGACATTAGAAAGGTACAGAAACATAATAGGATTTGCACAGGCTATTTCTAATGTGTCAAACAAGATATGGGTATTCATTGATGAGGTTTTTGAAGTCACAGTAATATACAACAGGGTCCAGCAGTTAACTCTAAGGCTTTATCATACAGACTCTCATGTAGAAATTGTTCTTACATTAGTATATGCCAAGTGTAATGCCATTGAGAGAATAGAATTATGGGACTCATTGTATACTATGGAAAGTGATATGAATGTGCCATGGTTGGTAGGAGGTGACTTCAATGTCATATGGGACGAGGAGGAAAAGTTTGGAGGTCTTCCAATACATATAAATGAAATTGATGATTTCAGGCACTGCATTAACACCTGCAATCTTTTTGATCTTGGATTCAAGGGTAGTATTTTCATATGGTGGAATGATAGGGCAGAAGAGGATTGTATTTTCAAGAGGCTAGATAGATGTGTAGCCAATTCTGAATTTCAACAGACTTTTCCAGGTATAGAT GTGGAACATGCATCTTTCAAAGAAGTGGTGAAGGAGAACTGGAAGGCTAACTTTAGTGCAAATCCATACATCATCTTTAATCACAAGCTGAAGAAAGTAAAGAAGGCCTTATCAGTGCGGAGCAATGGGACTTTTGGAGATATATTCCTGAAGATAGCCAATTTGGAAGAAGTTTCTCTAGTTCATGAAGCTGAGTTTGAAGCAAATCCCACAAAGTTAAACAGACAAAGACTACAAAAGGTACAGGCAGAATTAATCAAACTTTTAGCTTTAGAGGAAAAATACTGGAAACAAAAGGCAGAGATATCTTGGTTCAAGGATGGAGACAGGAACACCAAATTCTTCTATGCCAAAGTAAGAGGTAGAAGGAAGAAGTTGCAGCTGAATAGaattcaaaacaatcaaggaGTGTGGATTGAAGAGGATGAAGAAATAGTTGCAGAAGCAATCAAGTTCTTTGAAGATCAATTTTCTGAAAATACAATTCCTACCTCTTTCCACATCATAGACAATGTTCCTGCATTGATTGACATGGGGCAGAATGAAGATCTAATAAAGCAGCCTACTATGGAGGAAGTTAAGGCAGCTGTGTTTGGATTGAATGGAGACAGTGTAGGAGGGCCTGATGGCTTTACAG TGATATCGAGGGTGATACATGAGAGGCTGGTGGGGCTATTACCTACTCTAATATCTAAAGAACAGTCTGGTTTTGTTAAGGGAAGGAGCATTGTGGAAAATATTCTTCTAACTCAAGAGATTGTCACAGATATGAGACTTAGAATAAAGGTAGGACCTAATGTTATTATGAAGCTTGACACGACCAAGGTGTATGACAGATTATCCTGGCTATTTCTGACCAAGGTGTTAAGAAAAATGGGATTCTCAGAGAGATTCATAGGCATGATGTTTG CTGCTGAAGCATTGTCAAGGGGCCTTAATGCTTTGCATTTGAATTTATACTTTTGTGGCTATGGCTTACCTAAATGGAGCCCAAAGATCAATCATCTTGCCTATGCAGATGACACGATTATTTTCTCATCATCTGATGCCACATCCCTTAGACTCATCATGGAGGTACTTGCAACATATGAATCAGCATTTTGGCTGTTGGTAAACAAGGCAAAGTCAGCTGTGTATCTTTATCATTTAACAGATGCAGAAGTGGCAGACAAAGTGGAGAGGGTCACAGGAATAAAGAG TTCAGTCACAGGGACCAACGGGCATTTGGCATCATGGGCCACTCTATGTATGCCACAGGATGAAGGGGGGTTGGGTTCAGGTCTCTTCATGATGTGGCAAAAGCTCTCTTTTGCAAACTGTGGTGGAATTATAGAACCAAGCCTAGTATTTGGAGTTCTTTCATTAGCCAAAAGTACTGCAAAAAGCTAA